In Candidatus Chlorohelix allophototropha, one DNA window encodes the following:
- a CDS encoding class I SAM-dependent methyltransferase, producing the protein MTNNPQEDIHKLVQAQFGPVASAYTISVGHANRDALEIVVNLAQPLVTDRALDIATGAGHTAMALAPHVAEVIAYDLTSQMLEETAQNAAKRNLTNLVTKQGTAESLPFPDNTFDIVTVRVAPHHFASIKSAVLEMGRVVKPGGRVVVVDTTVPEDDTLDQEINYIEKLRDPSHVRNYRSSEWVSMLQEAGLKIFYNEVDYYTEQGQMNFANWTGRMRTPPAAVTELTELFRNASPELVQALEIKLEGDEIFFSLPKVTIGSTK; encoded by the coding sequence ATGACCAATAATCCGCAAGAAGATATTCATAAACTGGTACAAGCCCAATTCGGACCGGTTGCTTCCGCTTATACCATAAGTGTTGGGCATGCCAACCGTGATGCGCTTGAGATAGTGGTTAACCTAGCACAGCCGCTTGTCACCGACCGCGCCCTAGATATTGCCACAGGCGCAGGGCATACGGCGATGGCACTTGCGCCACATGTGGCTGAGGTAATTGCCTACGACCTGACATCCCAGATGCTGGAGGAAACCGCCCAAAACGCTGCCAAGCGCAACTTGACAAATCTTGTCACAAAACAAGGCACGGCGGAGTCTTTGCCATTCCCCGACAATACTTTCGATATTGTGACGGTGCGAGTTGCGCCGCATCATTTTGCGAGTATCAAAAGCGCAGTGCTTGAGATGGGGCGCGTGGTAAAACCGGGTGGGCGCGTGGTGGTGGTGGATACTACCGTACCAGAAGATGATACTCTTGATCAAGAAATAAATTATATCGAAAAGCTGCGAGACCCATCACATGTAAGAAACTACCGTTCCAGCGAATGGGTTTCAATGCTGCAAGAAGCGGGTTTGAAAATCTTTTACAATGAGGTGGATTATTACACTGAGCAAGGTCAAATGAATTTTGCCAATTGGACTGGACGTATGCGTACTCCGCCCGCCGCAGTAACAGAACTGACCGAACTGTTTCGCAACGCTTCTCCTGAACTGGTACAGGCTTTGGAGATAAAGCTGGAGGGAGATGAAATATTCTTTAGCTTACCAAAGGTTACAATCGGTAGTACAAAATAA
- a CDS encoding glutamine synthetase III produces MANLPSGNPRLWALNQVSHRQTRQFDWPRNADGQYLRVTDIYGINTFSTKAMKEKLSKQTFQKLQATIKQGKKLDRSIADEVAHAIKEWAIENGATHFCHWFQPQTGLTAEKHDAFLSFDDENQPIERFSGSQLIQSEPDASSFPSGGRRSTFEARGYTAWDPSSPAYISEEPNGKTLCIPSVFISYHGEALDHKTPLLRSIEVLSKSALPVLKLFGNNSDRVVATLGPEQEYFLIDKAYYMLRPDLIATGRTLLGSPPPKGQQLEDHYFGSIKDRIQSFMQEAEFELYKLGIPIKTRHNEVAPSQFETAPIFEELNIASDHNQMVMEYLRAVAERHDLAMLLHEKPFAGVNGSGKHNNWSMQDSDGNNLLEPGKTPNQNLQFLVFLVATLKGVYKRSGLLRSAIAGSGNDHRLGANEAPPAIISAFLGEQLTGILDAIEAGTQAENGTEERIIGLSISHLPDVARDYTDRNRTSPFAFTGNKFEFRAVASSAAISPAMTTLNAAVAEALDDVYAQIKASLDKGVEFKKAVLEVVKKTIIETKAIRFEGNNYSEEWVEEAARRGLPNLRKSPEALAEMVKPESIEFFVNSGIFTKEEVEARYAVRVERYVKDVDIELQTLKELVKTYVLPAAYKQQQLLATSIQSLKDVLGGDAPEHQVDDLKSLSKLINKLHKLMDKFEELTTEHSGHEDLDKEAQKMGYKVLPAMLEIREVCDALELVISDDIWPLPKYREILFLS; encoded by the coding sequence ATGGCAAATTTGCCTAGCGGCAATCCGCGTTTGTGGGCGCTAAATCAAGTAAGTCATCGGCAAACTCGCCAATTCGATTGGCCCCGTAACGCCGATGGTCAGTATCTGCGTGTTACCGATATTTATGGTATCAATACATTCAGCACCAAGGCTATGAAAGAAAAGCTCTCCAAGCAAACCTTTCAGAAGCTACAAGCCACTATCAAGCAAGGCAAAAAGTTGGATCGAAGTATCGCCGATGAAGTGGCACATGCCATCAAAGAGTGGGCGATTGAAAACGGCGCAACCCATTTTTGTCACTGGTTTCAACCACAAACTGGCTTGACCGCAGAAAAGCATGATGCTTTCTTGAGTTTTGATGATGAAAACCAGCCTATCGAGCGCTTTAGCGGCTCTCAGCTGATCCAAAGTGAGCCTGATGCTTCCAGTTTCCCTTCCGGTGGACGACGCAGCACTTTTGAAGCACGTGGTTACACCGCTTGGGATCCTTCCAGCCCGGCATATATTTCGGAAGAGCCGAATGGAAAGACCCTATGTATTCCTTCGGTGTTTATTTCCTATCACGGTGAGGCGCTGGATCACAAAACTCCTTTGCTTCGCTCAATCGAAGTACTCAGCAAGAGCGCGCTGCCGGTTTTAAAACTCTTTGGCAACAACTCTGACCGTGTAGTGGCAACCCTTGGTCCTGAGCAGGAATACTTCCTGATTGATAAAGCTTACTATATGCTTCGCCCTGACCTAATCGCCACTGGTCGTACTCTTCTCGGTTCGCCACCGCCAAAGGGTCAGCAATTGGAAGATCACTACTTCGGTTCGATTAAAGACCGAATTCAATCTTTCATGCAGGAAGCGGAATTCGAACTCTACAAGCTCGGTATTCCCATTAAAACCCGCCATAACGAAGTAGCGCCTAGCCAGTTTGAAACTGCGCCTATCTTTGAAGAATTGAACATTGCTTCCGACCACAACCAGATGGTGATGGAATACTTGCGTGCCGTAGCAGAACGCCATGACTTGGCGATGTTGTTGCATGAAAAACCTTTCGCAGGGGTTAACGGCAGCGGCAAGCACAACAACTGGTCTATGCAGGATTCTGATGGTAACAACCTACTCGAACCCGGCAAAACTCCTAACCAGAATCTGCAATTCCTAGTATTCTTGGTCGCAACCTTGAAGGGCGTTTACAAGCGTTCTGGTCTGCTGCGCTCGGCTATTGCCGGTAGCGGTAACGATCATCGCCTCGGCGCGAATGAAGCTCCGCCCGCCATTATCTCCGCCTTCCTCGGCGAGCAACTCACCGGAATCTTGGATGCGATTGAGGCTGGTACACAAGCTGAGAACGGTACCGAAGAGCGTATCATTGGGCTTAGCATTTCGCACCTGCCCGATGTTGCGCGCGATTACACCGACCGCAACCGTACTTCGCCTTTTGCTTTCACCGGCAACAAGTTCGAGTTCCGTGCTGTCGCCAGTTCTGCTGCTATTTCTCCGGCAATGACCACTCTCAATGCTGCTGTCGCCGAAGCGCTGGATGATGTTTATGCCCAGATCAAAGCTAGCTTAGATAAGGGTGTTGAGTTCAAAAAAGCAGTGCTGGAAGTAGTTAAGAAAACCATTATTGAAACCAAGGCGATCCGCTTTGAGGGCAATAACTATTCCGAAGAGTGGGTAGAAGAAGCCGCTCGTCGGGGTCTGCCCAATCTGCGCAAATCTCCTGAAGCGTTGGCTGAGATGGTCAAGCCTGAGTCCATCGAGTTCTTCGTAAATTCCGGTATTTTCACCAAGGAAGAAGTCGAAGCCCGCTATGCAGTCCGTGTTGAGCGTTATGTCAAAGACGTGGACATCGAATTGCAAACCTTGAAGGAACTGGTTAAGACTTATGTGTTACCGGCTGCTTACAAGCAACAGCAACTCTTGGCTACTTCGATCCAATCCCTGAAAGACGTGCTTGGTGGAGATGCTCCTGAGCATCAGGTAGATGATCTCAAGTCCCTCAGCAAGTTAATCAACAAGCTACACAAGTTGATGGACAAGTTTGAGGAACTGACCACTGAACATAGCGGTCATGAAGATCTTGATAAAGAAGCGCAAAAGATGGGCTATAAGGTACTACCCGCGATGTTGGAAATCCGCGAGGTTTGTGACGCGCTGGAACTGGTCATTTCTGATGACATTTGGCCTTTACCTAAGTATCGCGAAATACTGTTCTTGAGCTAG
- the jag gene encoding RNA-binding cell elongation regulator Jag/EloR, producing the protein MQSVEVQARTVDEAVGMALGRLGRRFDEVDVEILRPGSPGVLGIGAEDALVRVTVRNPAMVQHNAYQQMPQPGQPFYGAPMPPAGINPPPRQSFSPQELAEIGREVIMQMLRRMRLQARPQIQIHQQIIDPNSGEESESPLVTINLVGNDLGQLIGRRGETLTDLQFLFNLILNKKTRIWGRVMIDVEGYRTRRKDNLINLARRMAEQVMATRQSITLEPMPAYERRLVHMALIDHPYIRTESFGEGEERKVTIFPK; encoded by the coding sequence ATGCAGAGCGTTGAAGTACAGGCTCGCACCGTAGATGAAGCGGTTGGCATGGCCCTTGGGCGGCTTGGACGGAGGTTTGATGAAGTTGATGTTGAGATTTTGAGACCGGGCAGCCCGGGAGTTTTGGGCATAGGTGCAGAAGATGCACTGGTTCGGGTTACAGTGCGCAATCCGGCGATGGTTCAACACAATGCCTATCAGCAAATGCCTCAACCGGGACAACCCTTTTATGGTGCACCGATGCCACCCGCTGGCATCAACCCCCCACCACGTCAGAGTTTTAGCCCTCAGGAATTGGCTGAAATCGGACGTGAGGTAATCATGCAGATGTTAAGGCGGATGCGTTTACAGGCACGTCCTCAAATTCAGATTCACCAGCAGATAATTGACCCCAATAGTGGCGAAGAGAGCGAAAGTCCTCTTGTTACTATTAATCTGGTTGGGAACGACCTGGGACAGCTTATCGGGCGGCGCGGCGAAACCCTGACCGATCTCCAATTCCTCTTTAACCTTATCCTGAACAAAAAGACTCGCATTTGGGGTAGGGTTATGATAGACGTGGAAGGTTACCGTACTCGGCGCAAGGATAATCTAATTAACTTGGCACGTCGCATGGCAGAACAGGTTATGGCAACGCGCCAGTCTATCACGCTTGAACCGATGCCCGCCTATGAGCGCAGGCTCGTTCACATGGCGCTGATTGACCACCCGTACATCCGCACCGAAAGCTTCGGTGAGGGTGAAGAACGCAAGGTTACTATCTTCCCCAAATAA
- the hypF gene encoding carbamoyltransferase HypF, producing MSEQHSNTSNERQRLNVSGIVQGVGFRPFVYGLALRLGLSGFVLNHSAGVTIEVEGEKQSIALFQRLLAEEAPPLSRIDSITSEPLELSGEKGFSIHESVQGAERLTLISPDTATCPDCLKELFDITDRRYRYPFINCTNCGPRFTIVEDVPYDRAKTTMKHFPMCKECYAEYTNPANRRFHAQPNACPVCGPQVQMLDAAGQIVETADSIHEAALQLASGAILAIKGLGGYHLACDAYNFEAVSRLRERKRREAKPFALMVSDFETAAKLCVLDKDEEALLKSYRRPVTLLQQREDSPAAPGIAPGIQTLGLMLPYAPLHYLLLHDFAAIGRVPALVMTSGNLSDEPIAYRDEEGFRQLSSLADGFLTHNRPIHMRCDDPVTRIVAGDIQFFRRSRGYAPEPINLPFESPLPVLAVGAFLKNTFCLVKGKQAFISHHIGDLENLETITSFTEGIDHFKRLFDIEPQAVAYDLHPDFPNTRYALALEMPHKIGVQHHHAHIASVIAEHGLEGKVIGVAADGTGYGTDGKIWGGEIMVANLSGFERLAHLDYVPLPGGEQAVLQPWRMAAVYLQKAYGHEFTALEIPFTRQLDLKKWEILSKMIERSLNSPQTSSLGRLFDAVATLLGVRTEVIYEGQAAIELEMLAESTETIYPFEILAERLDFSPVIRAIVEDLQKGVSSPQIAGRFHRTVTEMLAQACVEARNSSGLAQVALSGGVFMNRLLLTQLMARLEELDFKVYINRKVPPNDGGLSYGQAAVAAARLKERMI from the coding sequence ATGTCAGAGCAGCACAGTAATACCAGCAACGAACGGCAACGCCTCAATGTAAGCGGCATCGTGCAGGGGGTTGGCTTCCGCCCGTTCGTATATGGTTTGGCTTTGCGCTTGGGCTTGAGCGGCTTTGTGCTAAACCATAGCGCGGGCGTTACAATCGAAGTGGAGGGCGAAAAGCAAAGCATCGCCCTGTTTCAGCGATTGCTTGCCGAAGAAGCGCCCCCTCTATCCCGCATCGATTCTATAACATCCGAACCGCTCGAACTGTCAGGTGAGAAGGGTTTTAGTATTCACGAAAGCGTACAGGGCGCAGAGCGGCTAACCTTGATTTCGCCCGATACTGCCACCTGCCCGGACTGCCTGAAAGAGCTTTTCGATATCACAGACCGACGTTATCGCTACCCATTTATTAATTGTACCAATTGCGGACCGCGCTTTACCATCGTGGAAGATGTCCCCTATGATCGGGCTAAAACCACCATGAAGCATTTTCCGATGTGTAAGGAGTGCTACGCCGAATATACCAATCCGGCTAACCGCCGATTTCACGCCCAACCCAACGCCTGCCCGGTTTGTGGCCCGCAAGTGCAAATGCTAGATGCGGCAGGGCAAATAGTGGAAACAGCCGACTCCATCCACGAAGCCGCGCTACAGTTGGCAAGCGGCGCAATTCTGGCTATCAAAGGTCTGGGCGGCTACCATCTGGCATGCGATGCATATAACTTTGAGGCGGTTTCGCGCTTGAGAGAGCGCAAGCGCCGTGAAGCAAAACCCTTTGCGCTGATGGTAAGTGACTTCGAAACTGCTGCCAAACTGTGTGTTTTAGACAAGGACGAAGAAGCATTGCTTAAATCCTATCGTCGCCCGGTAACCCTGTTGCAACAACGCGAGGATAGCCCTGCTGCACCGGGTATCGCACCCGGTATACAAACACTAGGACTGATGCTTCCTTATGCGCCACTTCATTATTTGTTGCTTCACGATTTCGCGGCGATAGGGCGTGTTCCAGCCCTCGTCATGACCAGCGGCAACCTGAGCGATGAGCCAATTGCATATCGAGATGAAGAGGGCTTTAGGCAGCTTTCAAGCCTTGCTGACGGCTTTCTCACCCATAATCGCCCCATTCATATGCGCTGTGATGACCCGGTTACACGCATCGTAGCGGGTGACATCCAATTCTTCCGACGTTCGCGCGGTTATGCCCCTGAACCGATAAACTTGCCGTTTGAGTCACCCTTGCCTGTGCTGGCAGTAGGCGCATTCCTGAAAAACACTTTCTGCTTAGTAAAAGGCAAGCAAGCATTTATAAGTCACCATATCGGCGACCTCGAAAACCTAGAGACCATTACCTCTTTTACCGAAGGAATTGACCATTTCAAACGCCTGTTTGATATTGAACCCCAAGCAGTTGCCTACGATTTGCATCCCGATTTCCCAAACACCCGTTACGCGCTGGCGTTGGAAATGCCCCATAAAATAGGGGTGCAACACCACCACGCCCATATAGCAAGCGTAATCGCCGAACATGGGCTGGAAGGTAAGGTTATCGGCGTAGCGGCAGATGGCACAGGCTATGGCACGGATGGGAAAATATGGGGTGGCGAAATAATGGTGGCGAATCTGTCCGGTTTCGAACGACTCGCCCATCTCGATTATGTACCGCTGCCGGGGGGCGAACAGGCGGTTTTGCAGCCGTGGCGCATGGCGGCAGTCTATTTGCAGAAGGCATACGGGCACGAGTTTACCGCACTAGAAATACCCTTCACCCGACAACTGGATTTGAAAAAGTGGGAAATACTTTCAAAAATGATTGAGCGGAGCTTGAACAGTCCGCAAACCTCCAGCTTGGGCAGGCTATTTGATGCGGTTGCCACCCTTTTAGGAGTCAGAACAGAGGTAATATACGAAGGTCAGGCAGCGATTGAACTGGAAATGCTGGCAGAAAGTACCGAAACCATTTATCCTTTTGAAATTTTAGCTGAGCGTTTGGATTTCTCCCCTGTCATACGAGCTATCGTGGAAGATTTGCAAAAGGGCGTAAGCTCACCTCAAATAGCCGGACGTTTCCATCGCACCGTTACAGAAATGCTGGCGCAAGCGTGCGTAGAAGCGCGAAACTCCAGCGGGTTGGCGCAAGTTGCCTTGAGTGGAGGCGTTTTCATGAATCGCTTGTTGCTCACACAACTGATGGCTCGGTTGGAAGAACTGGATTTTAAGGTTTACATCAACCGTAAAGTACCACCCAACGATGGGGGTTTGAGCTATGGACAAGCAGCGGTAGCTGCCGCACGCTTGAAAGAGAGAATGATATAG
- a CDS encoding PfkB family carbohydrate kinase: MRPSLFFLTIGHIAEDLLPDGSITPGGTVSFAALTARNLGERAAILTVSPDHLRHLDLFHDIEIRGRISEISTRFENIYTPQGRIQYLRGRAPIIDIADVPEEWKQQADIVHIGPIAQECGAELATIFKHALIGITPQGWMRAWDSSDNRVRPVAWEKAEEILKYSGALVLSEEDLPRNDEGERLLQSYIDRCPVVAFTRGSHGCTVYWEGQSFDSPAYPAREVDPTGAGDVFAAAFFIKLRETGSPPEAAHFANAAASINIERPGLSGAPSLAEVLHRLTNPTR, encoded by the coding sequence ATGCGCCCTTCGCTGTTCTTTCTTACTATCGGGCATATAGCCGAAGATTTGTTGCCTGATGGTTCCATTACTCCCGGTGGAACCGTTTCTTTTGCTGCCCTAACCGCTCGTAACCTAGGAGAACGCGCTGCAATTCTGACCGTTTCTCCCGATCATTTGCGACATCTAGACCTGTTCCACGATATTGAAATCAGAGGGCGCATCTCTGAAATTTCCACCCGTTTTGAGAATATTTATACCCCGCAGGGGCGCATCCAATATTTACGGGGACGCGCGCCCATCATAGATATTGCCGATGTTCCAGAAGAATGGAAACAACAAGCCGATATTGTACACATTGGACCGATTGCGCAGGAATGTGGGGCAGAGTTGGCAACCATTTTCAAACACGCGCTGATTGGTATAACCCCACAAGGCTGGATGCGAGCATGGGATAGCAGCGACAATCGCGTGCGTCCTGTAGCATGGGAAAAAGCGGAAGAAATACTCAAGTATTCCGGCGCATTGGTGCTAAGCGAGGAAGATTTGCCCAGAAATGACGAGGGCGAAAGACTCCTGCAAAGTTACATTGACCGCTGCCCGGTGGTAGCCTTTACCAGAGGTAGTCATGGTTGTACCGTCTATTGGGAAGGGCAATCCTTTGACTCACCCGCATATCCAGCACGAGAGGTTGACCCCACCGGAGCAGGGGACGTGTTCGCCGCTGCTTTCTTCATCAAATTGCGCGAAACCGGCAGCCCGCCTGAAGCAGCCCACTTTGCCAATGCAGCCGCTTCTATCAACATCGAGCGACCCGGTTTGAGCGGTGCGCCCTCTCTTGCCGAAGTGTTACATCGTCTCACCAATCCTACCCGCTAA
- the bchD gene encoding magnesium chelatase ATPase subunit D, with translation MTSTQKNGYRDSVLYPFAAVVGHTLAKRALLILAIEPRLGGVIIAARPGTAKTTLARSFHDLLPDIHANVGCASHCSPDKPTDWCSDCKQKTIEQTVHVRPPFIDLPLNITEDRLLGGLALEATLQTGRRVAERGVLAEANRGVLYCDELNLLDTGPSNYLMDSLSRGRLALEREGLSADYPTNFILIGTFDPGEGEVRSGLTDRVGLMISMQPTNGTEMRAQIMRQAITFDRFPEQLEADYEEETNLLKSLIGAGREVLPNVKLTDEQFSALSEAALRLGVVGNRADIFAAYAARASAALEGRTEVDDDDLKTAVQLVLLPRATRLPEPEPEEPEQPDEPEPPPPPEQNDEDESEDEPPEQKQEEPELQDLVMSAMDSEVPEDILSMVQARNQRSKAGSRGETYNWKRGRHVQSVAGKPGQGRLAITATLRAAAPFQTLRRENDTKEKKGKSANDNRVRIKPDDLRIKRYKDKAGVLFVFVVDASGSMALNRMREAKGAVTKLLQQAYVHRDKVALISFRGRQADVLLPPSQSVELAKRSLDVLPVGGGTPLASALLSAYNMSESAKRQGINKTMVVLITDGRGNVLLEETEDTVGLGKEERKSRATQEVEQLAGVLSGNGLNSVVLDTQTNFLSKGDAANLARRLGGHYIYLPRADARLIANTVSNVAEDMR, from the coding sequence ATGACTTCTACACAAAAAAATGGTTACAGAGATAGTGTCCTATATCCTTTTGCGGCGGTTGTGGGTCACACGCTGGCAAAAAGGGCTTTGCTAATTTTGGCAATAGAACCACGTCTAGGTGGTGTTATTATTGCAGCGCGTCCCGGTACGGCTAAAACCACGCTGGCGCGCAGTTTCCACGATTTGCTACCGGACATACATGCAAATGTAGGTTGTGCTTCGCATTGCTCTCCCGATAAACCAACTGATTGGTGCAGCGATTGCAAGCAAAAAACCATTGAGCAGACGGTACACGTGCGTCCTCCCTTTATTGACCTCCCTTTGAATATAACCGAAGATCGTTTGCTTGGTGGGTTGGCGTTGGAAGCGACTCTTCAAACCGGCAGGCGCGTGGCAGAACGCGGAGTGTTGGCAGAAGCTAACCGAGGCGTTTTGTATTGCGACGAACTGAACCTGCTCGATACCGGTCCAAGTAATTATCTGATGGATTCGCTCAGTCGTGGCAGGTTAGCCCTAGAGCGGGAGGGTTTAAGCGCCGATTATCCCACTAACTTTATCCTTATCGGTACTTTTGACCCCGGTGAGGGCGAAGTACGCTCCGGTTTGACCGATCGGGTTGGCTTGATGATTTCTATGCAACCGACTAACGGTACAGAAATGCGCGCCCAGATTATGCGGCAAGCCATAACCTTTGATCGCTTTCCAGAACAACTCGAGGCTGATTACGAAGAAGAAACAAACCTACTCAAATCGTTAATCGGTGCCGGACGTGAAGTTCTACCCAACGTTAAGCTGACCGATGAACAGTTTAGCGCGCTGTCCGAGGCGGCATTACGTTTAGGGGTAGTGGGCAATCGCGCCGACATTTTTGCAGCCTATGCTGCCAGAGCTTCCGCTGCTTTGGAAGGGCGCACCGAAGTAGATGATGATGATTTGAAAACGGCGGTGCAACTGGTACTATTGCCACGTGCTACTCGCTTGCCCGAACCCGAACCGGAAGAACCTGAGCAACCGGATGAACCTGAACCGCCTCCGCCCCCGGAACAAAATGACGAAGATGAAAGTGAAGACGAGCCACCCGAACAAAAACAAGAAGAACCGGAATTGCAAGATTTGGTGATGAGCGCAATGGATTCGGAAGTGCCGGAAGATATTCTGTCTATGGTGCAGGCACGAAACCAACGCAGTAAAGCCGGTAGTCGTGGCGAGACCTATAACTGGAAACGCGGCAGGCATGTGCAAAGTGTGGCAGGGAAGCCCGGTCAGGGACGGCTTGCTATTACCGCGACGCTTCGAGCAGCAGCGCCTTTCCAGACTCTGCGTCGGGAAAACGACACTAAAGAGAAAAAAGGCAAGTCCGCTAATGATAATCGCGTTCGTATCAAACCCGATGACTTACGCATCAAACGCTACAAGGACAAAGCAGGCGTGTTGTTTGTGTTCGTAGTGGATGCGAGCGGTTCAATGGCGCTCAACCGTATGCGCGAGGCAAAAGGCGCAGTTACTAAGCTATTGCAACAAGCCTATGTGCATCGTGATAAAGTGGCTTTGATTTCTTTCAGAGGTAGACAGGCAGATGTGTTGCTACCGCCAAGCCAAAGCGTGGAACTTGCCAAGCGTTCGCTTGATGTGCTTCCGGTGGGTGGTGGAACTCCTCTTGCCTCTGCGCTGCTCTCCGCCTATAACATGAGCGAGAGCGCCAAACGACAGGGTATCAATAAAACGATGGTGGTATTGATTACCGATGGGCGCGGCAATGTGTTGCTGGAAGAAACTGAAGATACCGTTGGGTTGGGCAAAGAAGAGCGTAAGTCTCGCGCTACTCAGGAAGTAGAGCAATTGGCAGGGGTGCTGTCAGGCAATGGCTTGAACAGTGTGGTGCTGGATACTCAGACCAACTTCTTGAGCAAAGGGGATGCGGCTAATCTGGCGCGTCGTCTCGGTGGTCACTATATCTACTTGCCACGAGCGGATGCGCGGCTTATCGCCAACACCGTATCGAATGTAGCAGAGGATATGCGCTAA